One segment of Candidatus Cybelea sp. DNA contains the following:
- the ispE gene encoding 4-(cytidine 5'-diphospho)-2-C-methyl-D-erythritol kinase, producing the protein MKAPAKINLTLEVLARRSDGYHGVRSVMVPLDLADELAFEPASAFSFDCDRRELADERNLAVRALESACGSLPPVRMLLSKRIPVEAGLGGGSSDAAAVLRAAMSGAFGPAPPHDWLRLARGLGSDVPFFLAGTAALVEGTGERVTPAGAIARWHVLIVKPPVAVSTAQAYRELDAHERPQRPRRGSVSIAMLEALQRADFAAVERLLQNDFHEVTAARTPQIAAAIEALRAAGASNALLAGSGSCVFTLAEGNAIVEQIAQRLLLPPAFERIVTRFASTPQWR; encoded by the coding sequence TTGAAAGCGCCCGCGAAAATCAACCTGACGCTCGAAGTGCTCGCCCGGCGCAGCGACGGGTACCACGGCGTTCGCAGTGTGATGGTGCCGCTCGACTTGGCCGACGAGCTGGCCTTTGAGCCGGCTTCGGCCTTCAGCTTCGATTGCGACCGCCGCGAGCTCGCCGACGAGCGCAATCTCGCCGTGAGGGCGCTTGAGAGCGCGTGCGGCTCGCTGCCGCCGGTGCGCATGCTTTTGTCGAAGCGGATTCCGGTGGAGGCCGGCCTCGGCGGCGGCTCGAGCGACGCGGCCGCCGTGCTGCGTGCGGCGATGAGCGGTGCCTTCGGCCCAGCGCCGCCGCACGATTGGCTGAGGCTCGCGCGCGGGCTCGGCTCCGATGTTCCCTTCTTTCTCGCGGGAACGGCCGCGCTGGTCGAAGGCACGGGCGAGCGCGTCACGCCGGCCGGAGCCATTGCGCGGTGGCATGTCCTGATCGTCAAGCCTCCGGTCGCCGTATCGACGGCGCAGGCGTATCGCGAGCTCGACGCGCACGAGCGGCCGCAGCGCCCGCGCCGCGGCAGCGTCTCGATCGCGATGCTCGAAGCGCTTCAGCGCGCCGATTTCGCCGCCGTCGAACGACTGTTGCAAAACGATTTTCACGAGGTGACCGCGGCGCGGACGCCGCAGATCGCCGCCGCTATCGAGGCGCTGCGCGCCGCCGGCGCGAGCAACGCGCTGCTCGCCGGATCGGGCTCGTGCGTGTTCACGCTCGCGGAAGGAAACGCCATCGTCGAGCAGATCGCGCAGCGCCTTTTGCTCCCGCCGGCGTTTGAACGAATCGTTACGCGCTTTGCATCGACACCACAGTGGCGATGA
- a CDS encoding NTP transferase domain-containing protein encodes MNAVVLAGGPLDDVARLQPGAPNKAFVDICGTTLVGRVVDALRASTAIGRIAVVTPVSEWGNPDLRAADDFRADGVRIRDSLRNGLEGFAPDQAVLVATSDLPILSVAAVNDFVDRSAALGADVTYGCVEKQVHLQRYPSVPHTWARMRDGTFCGAGLAAIKPRALPLLERFIEDLGAARKHPFKLASLFGWDMLARFAIGRLSIAQAEARASRILGAPVRALVSPYPETGVNVDRVSDVALARELVRTG; translated from the coding sequence ATGAACGCCGTCGTTCTCGCCGGCGGACCGCTCGACGACGTCGCGAGGCTGCAGCCCGGCGCGCCGAACAAGGCCTTCGTCGACATCTGCGGGACGACGCTGGTCGGGCGCGTCGTCGACGCCTTGCGCGCCAGTACGGCGATCGGACGTATCGCAGTCGTCACCCCGGTGAGCGAGTGGGGAAATCCGGATCTGCGCGCGGCCGACGACTTTCGCGCCGACGGAGTGCGCATTCGCGACAGCCTGCGCAACGGGCTCGAGGGCTTTGCTCCCGACCAAGCCGTGCTCGTCGCCACCTCCGATCTGCCGATTCTCAGCGTCGCGGCGGTCAACGATTTCGTCGACCGTTCGGCTGCCCTCGGCGCCGACGTCACCTACGGCTGCGTGGAAAAGCAGGTGCATCTGCAGCGCTATCCGAGCGTTCCGCACACCTGGGCGCGCATGCGCGACGGCACCTTCTGCGGAGCGGGGCTGGCGGCAATCAAGCCGCGCGCGCTGCCGCTGCTCGAACGCTTCATCGAAGATCTCGGCGCCGCACGCAAGCATCCGTTCAAGCTGGCGTCGCTCTTCGGTTGGGATATGCTGGCCCGCTTTGCGATCGGACGGCTCTCGATCGCGCAAGCCGAAGCGCGTGCCTCGCGCATTCTCGGTGCTCCGGTGCGCGCGCTCGTCTCGCCCTACCCCGAGACCGGCGTAAACGTCGACCGTGTCAGCGACGTCGCGCTCGCGCGTGAGTTGGTGCGCACGGGCTGA
- a CDS encoding alkaline phosphatase family protein yields the protein MLQTTPARRPLFFIAVALLLAGCRGPNAAPAIPAASLSRSPVARHAGGIDKIQHVVIVVQENRSFNNLFYGFPGAKTVTYGLDSKNQKITLKPVGLATSWDIEHSSGGYYAACNGTGKIPGTHCRMNGFDKETWTCPKTGKNRCPIEYPPYSYVPHDESAPYFSMAKQYVLADQMYASNFDSSSYVSHQYIISGQAGMTTDYPGVNWGCPGGKTDTIWTLKADPPRAYDKKVTDCFNYRTVGDELDDAGGSWAFYATPLGKVGPGGTTCGSGLKSNSYVQGGIWSSYQAVKHICYGPDWDRDVFYPPQQFLTDVSNGQLRDVTWITPYCKNSDHPGCSSDTGPSWVTSVVNAVGTSKFWKSTVIFIFWDDYGGFYDPEAPTYKDYDGLGIRIPLLIISPYAKKGWVSHVHYEHGSILKFIEDRFHLAPLAESDKRAASLTKPGLDCFDFSKPPREFVPIQSKYDTNFFVHQTPDYRPPDTD from the coding sequence ATGCTTCAAACCACGCCCGCACGCCGGCCGCTCTTCTTTATCGCAGTTGCGCTTCTGCTCGCAGGATGCAGGGGCCCAAATGCTGCGCCGGCAATTCCGGCGGCTAGCCTGAGCCGCTCCCCGGTGGCGCGGCATGCCGGCGGAATCGACAAGATCCAGCACGTCGTGATCGTAGTCCAAGAGAATCGCAGCTTCAATAATCTCTTCTACGGGTTTCCCGGCGCGAAGACCGTGACGTACGGATTAGATTCGAAGAATCAGAAAATTACTTTGAAGCCGGTCGGCTTGGCGACCTCGTGGGACATCGAGCACAGTTCCGGCGGCTATTACGCCGCCTGCAACGGCACCGGTAAGATCCCCGGTACGCACTGCCGGATGAACGGCTTCGATAAGGAGACGTGGACCTGTCCCAAAACCGGCAAGAATCGATGCCCGATCGAATATCCGCCTTACAGCTACGTGCCGCACGACGAATCCGCGCCCTACTTTTCGATGGCAAAGCAGTACGTGCTTGCCGATCAGATGTACGCTTCCAACTTCGATTCGAGCAGCTACGTTTCGCATCAGTACATTATCTCCGGACAAGCCGGTATGACGACCGACTATCCGGGCGTAAACTGGGGTTGCCCCGGCGGCAAAACCGACACGATCTGGACGCTCAAGGCGGACCCGCCGCGAGCCTACGACAAAAAAGTGACGGACTGTTTTAACTACCGGACCGTCGGCGACGAGCTGGACGACGCCGGCGGCAGCTGGGCCTTCTACGCAACGCCGCTCGGCAAGGTCGGCCCGGGCGGCACGACCTGCGGAAGCGGCTTGAAAAGCAACAGCTACGTCCAGGGCGGAATTTGGAGCTCCTACCAAGCCGTTAAACACATCTGCTACGGCCCAGACTGGGATCGGGACGTCTTCTATCCGCCGCAGCAGTTCCTAACGGACGTGAGCAACGGGCAGCTGCGCGACGTCACGTGGATCACGCCATACTGCAAGAACTCCGATCACCCGGGATGCAGCTCCGATACGGGGCCTTCGTGGGTAACGTCGGTCGTCAACGCGGTCGGCACCTCGAAGTTCTGGAAATCGACCGTCATCTTCATCTTCTGGGACGACTACGGGGGGTTCTACGATCCCGAGGCGCCGACTTATAAAGATTACGATGGCTTGGGTATACGAATTCCCTTGCTTATTATCTCGCCGTACGCAAAGAAGGGCTGGGTTTCGCACGTTCATTACGAGCACGGCAGCATTCTTAAGTTCATCGAAGACCGCTTCCACCTCGCACCGCTCGCCGAGAGCGATAAGCGTGCGGCGTCGCTGACAAAACCGGGCTTAGACTGCTTCGACTTCTCGAAGCCGCCGCGCGAGTTCGTACCGATTCAATCGAAGTACGATAC